From Cygnus atratus isolate AKBS03 ecotype Queensland, Australia chromosome 1, CAtr_DNAZoo_HiC_assembly, whole genome shotgun sequence, the proteins below share one genomic window:
- the CLDN34 gene encoding claudin-34: MGPWPQRDDLYLSDCSVPFLSTHLSLHVCDRTDLQTMSSLTSTSHLQLAAFALGTIGWILCTISMGLVEWRVWHVDNTTVISSGIAWVGIWKVCFISYLHVSSGYKEQFCHKFSGYDSFIPHEIYVAQGLLLIAMVMGLLGLTATVFALRNIYMGISHKTLITHFFLLGGFFYIFAGLCVLVPVSWNFYSIAHNQSIAFPPSYYMPSSPTAQEVGAAIPIGIIAVILLLLSGTFSLSYRFPITTNTVLKS, from the exons ATGGGACCATGGCCACAAAGAGATGACCTTTACCTCTCAGATTGCAGCgtgccatttctttc TACCCATCTCTCTTTGCATGTCTGTGACAGAACAGACCTCCAAACAATGAGCTCCCTGACCAGCACCTCGCACCTCCAGCTGGCTGCCTTTGCTTTGGGTACAATAGGCTGGATCCTGTGCACCATTTCCATGGGACTTGTGGAGTGGAGAGTTTGGCATGTGGACAACACCACCGTTATCTCCTCTGGCATTGCATGGGTGGGGATTTGGAAAGTCTGCTTCATCAGTTATCTTCATGTCTCATCTGGCTATAAAGAACAGTTCTGTCATAAATTCAGTGGCTATGACTCCTTCATCCCCCATGAAATTTATGTTGCCCAGGGTCTCCTGCTGATCGCCATGGTCATGGGTTTGCTGGGACTGACAGCCACAGTATTTGctctgagaaatatttatatggGAATCAGCCACAAAACTCTCATCACCCATTTCTTCCTGCTGGGTGGCTTCTTCTACATATTTGCTGGTCTGTGTGTCCTGGTTCCAGTGAGCTGGAACTTCTATTCCATAGCACACAACCAGAGCATCGCTTTTCCTCCCTCTTACTACATGCCCTCCAGCCCCACGGCACAGGAAGTCGGTGCTGCCATTCCCATTGGGATCATAGCTGTcatcttgctgctgctgagtgggactttttctctctcctacaGATTTCCTATAACCACAAACACAGTCTTGAAATCCTGA